From Flavobacteriales bacterium:
ATTTGCAGGTTCAGAAAAGTCGGTGGGGACCAAAATGGACTTCATATTGCTTTTTTACAAAAATGAAAAAGCCATCAGGTCCGGGTTATGACTTGCATCATGAATTTTTATGATGTTATACGGAAAATTGACTTTCTTTTTGTTCTAATTGGTGAATTTAAGCTGATGTACATCTATAACGATTAATTGTGGTCCCTTTCTCGCCTTCCCGTTTTTCTTTCGGGGTGTTACAATGCGGAAAGAAGGGTAGGGAATAGTATCAACCTGTTGATGACGATAAACTACATTGGCAGCTTTTGCCCATTGACCGAAGATGTCAACGGTATAATTATGCTGCTTTAACAATCCTGTTTGTGAATCGAAAATGAATTCTTGTTTTTTGCAGTGGGTTGGAATATCATTCGGGAATTCTGCAATGAGCATTCCATCTTTTGGAGAGGTCCATTTTATTTTTTCGTTAGAAAGCAGATTTGGAAGCGTGAAATAATTCCAAAATGCATAATTGGCAAAATAGCACATATCGAGATCATCCCATTTGAAAAATCGTCTGCCTCCGGGAAAATACGAACGAGCATTTTTGCGTTCGCTAAGTGTATCGCCTTTGGTGTTTACAAGGCGTACTGTTTCTCCATCGAGAACACCAGTTATATCCGGATTTTTATTAATGGGACTAATACTGCACCATGGACGATGGATTTCCATTTTAAGTTTAACATGATCAAATTTATTTCTGCCTTTTAGCCGAAATGCCAGCCCATGATCCGAAACCTCTGCTTCAATGTATTTATAATTGCGCCATACATGACTTCCTCCGTAGGCACTTATTACTTTTTGCTTAAGCAAGTTCAGGCTACTATCACTGGAATTTTCAGTTTCATTTCCCATTATCTGGATTTTATTTTTTGAAAGTACATCAGTCCTCGAACCGGGAATCTCATTGATGATACCAAGGAAGGCAAACAGAATCAATTTTGCATTCATCGATTCAACTTATCACGCAGTGAAATTATTATCCAATTTGCGACCCAGGTTTCTATTAAACTTAAAGGTATCGCATAGGTTAAAATTTCAACAGGTAGGACTTTCATGTTCCCGATAACCAGCCACATTTGTACAAAGGAGAAAAACCATGTAATCGCAGTGCTGTCCCTCATGGAGAAACGCTTGCTGATAATGGAAATCAGGATAGCGAATATCAATGCCCATAATCCCCAAATTGCACCGTTGACAGGTTCCGTAGGGAATTGAAGTCCCATGTTTTCATAATGTTTTGTCCAAATGGCTATTAGCCAAAGCTGGTTTCTGCCAAATTCGCATAAGCTTATCCAAATCCAGGCGATAAACACGGGTAGAATTATTGAACGGAGGTTTTTCATATTGACTTTTTATTGTTTAGACGAATTAGCGTGTAAAAACGGTCGGACATATTTTTGACTGAGACTTCTTTTTTCTTTCGCGCCGCAACGATTATAACAGCGTATATATTGAGGCGACCTAATTTTTAAATTATTATATTCAAACTATTAAAATTCATTTATATTCATCAAAATGTTTTTTATATATGAAAAATAGGGCTTTTCATTTTTTGTTTGTACTGATAACAAGTGTTTTTTTTGCGCTATTTTCTACTCATGGATTTTCCCAGGATTCTCTAAAAAAATTGATTGTTACTCCTCTCATAGGTGATTTTTATATTTACACCACATTTGGAGATCCGGGTAATGGCAGTGCTTATCCAGCTAATGGTATGTATTTAGTGACAACAGAAGGCGTTGTTTTGTTTGACACCCCCTGGGATACAACGCAATTTTTACCCTTATTACATCATATTGAAAAAAGCCATCATCAAAAAGTAGTAATATGTTTTGCTACCCATTTTCATGAGGATCGAACTGCTGGATTAGAATTTTACCGGAAGAAAGGAATTAAGACATACACCTCTAAATTAACGGATGAATGGTCGGTTAAAAAACAACAACCACGCGCTGAATTTTTGATGTTTAAGGATACATTGTTTCAAATTGGAACCTATCAGTTTGAAATGATTTATCCGGGACCCGGACATGCGCCTGATAATATTGTATTTTGGTTTGACAAGGAAAAAATTCTTTATGGCGGATGCTTAATTAAAAGTAAAGACGATCGGCATTTAGGAAATTTGTCAGATGCCAATATAGATGAATACGCCAACAGCTTGAAAAAATTAAAGATGAAGTGTCTAAATCCAGGTTACGTCATACCGGGTCATAACAGCTGGAGTGATCCTTCTTCGTTGGAGCATACGCTAAAAATGGCAGAGCGTGCTAAAAGAAAAAAGAAAAAGAAGAACTGATAATTGAAAGTAATACTTCTTTAATGCGGTGCAGTTATTGCTTTTTTATCACCCGGTGAAGAAATTGCCTTTTGTAGGGTATAAATGATTAATTTTGGAAGATATAAACGAATTGTCCTATGTCTGAAGAAATGAAAAAATGTCCGCAGTGTGAATGTCCTTATGGCTACGCTTTGCGCGACGATTTGTATTGTTGTCCGGAATGTGCCCATGAGTGGAATCCTGCTGAATTGGCGGCAGAAGGTGCATTGGTGGTGAAAGA
This genomic window contains:
- the bla gene encoding subclass B1 metallo-beta-lactamase; translated protein: MKNRAFHFLFVLITSVFFALFSTHGFSQDSLKKLIVTPLIGDFYIYTTFGDPGNGSAYPANGMYLVTTEGVVLFDTPWDTTQFLPLLHHIEKSHHQKVVICFATHFHEDRTAGLEFYRKKGIKTYTSKLTDEWSVKKQQPRAEFLMFKDTLFQIGTYQFEMIYPGPGHAPDNIVFWFDKEKILYGGCLIKSKDDRHLGNLSDANIDEYANSLKKLKMKCLNPGYVIPGHNSWSDPSSLEHTLKMAERAKRKKKKKN